A single window of Rana temporaria chromosome 1, aRanTem1.1, whole genome shotgun sequence DNA harbors:
- the HSPB3 gene encoding heat shock protein beta-3 — protein sequence MEGFTIRHWIETPVRHREIFAGKNLEDLILDHSLYALPGPQCLEYPEKKRKVDLDSNRADGAEDSEPLEILLDVVQFRPEDIIIQIFEGWLIVKAEHGRRMDEHGFVSRSFMRTYKVPSNTELKDLSAVFCHDGVLAIRIY from the coding sequence ATGGAGGGGTTCACCATTAGACACTGGATAGAAACCCCAGTCAGACACAGGGAAATATTTGCTGGAAAGAATCTTGAAGATTTGATTCTGGATCATTCCCTTTATGCTCTGCCTGGACCTCAATGTCTTGAATATCCAGAGAAAAAAAGGAAGGTAGACTTGGACAGCAACAGGGCAGATGGTGCCGAAGATTCTGAACCCTTGGAGATCCTACTGGATGTGGTCCAGTTTCGGCCAGAAGACATCATTATTCAAATTTTTGAAGGATGGCTCATAGTTAAGGCTGAACATGGGAGAAGAATGGATGAACATGGATTTGTTTCAAGAAGCTTTATGAGAACATATAAAGTACCGAGTAACACTGAGTTGAAGGATTTGTCTGCTGTCTTCTGCCATGATGGAGTTTTGGCTATTCGTATTTACTAG